One window from the genome of Methanothermobacter sp. K4 encodes:
- the glyS gene encoding glycine--tRNA ligase produces MNHEKTMTVARKRGFLWSSFEIYSGVAGFVDYGPLGATLKNKIMNRWREFYVVREGFYEIESPTIMPEEALKASGHVDHFNDPMTQCKECMDVYRADHIIEDATGRDVEGLENQELTEIISDEGIRCPRCGGHLTHVWSYNLMFQTLIGAKGKKTGYLRPETAQGIFIPFKRLLRFFRNRLPFGVVQLGKSYRNEISPRQGVIRLREFTQAEAEIFVNPEDKSHPDFDTVKGDKLRLYSAEDQLDGSEPTEMTAAEAVAEGVVSSEILTYHLCLAKRFLTDIGIPEDALRFRQHLPSEMAHYAIDCWDVEAFTDSYGWIEIIGIADRTDYDLKSHSQYSGEDLRVFIEYEKPRKIKRRAVKPDMGRLGPRFRKDAARIAQSLSEIEADEVEKALRDEGKFILDGEFEILPDDVTFEDVEEVVTGEKVYPHVIEPSFGIDRIIYTLLLHSLVDEDERTYFRLPAHVAPVEVSVFPLVNKKEMVEVALEIKRKLRKSGFIAEFDSSGTIGRRYARSDEIGVPFAVTVDHETLEDGTVTLRSRDDCSQIRLKIEELDSKLKELTGP; encoded by the coding sequence TTGAACCATGAAAAGACAATGACCGTTGCAAGGAAGAGAGGTTTCCTGTGGTCTTCATTTGAGATCTACTCAGGTGTGGCAGGTTTCGTGGATTACGGACCACTTGGAGCAACACTCAAGAACAAGATAATGAACAGGTGGCGTGAATTCTATGTGGTCAGGGAGGGCTTCTATGAAATAGAGTCCCCCACCATAATGCCAGAGGAGGCCCTCAAGGCATCAGGACACGTTGACCACTTCAATGACCCCATGACCCAGTGCAAGGAGTGCATGGATGTCTACAGGGCCGACCACATAATTGAGGATGCAACAGGACGGGATGTTGAGGGCCTCGAGAACCAGGAACTTACAGAGATAATATCAGATGAGGGCATAAGGTGCCCGAGGTGTGGTGGACACCTGACCCATGTATGGAGCTACAACCTCATGTTCCAGACCCTGATAGGGGCTAAAGGCAAAAAAACAGGGTACCTCAGACCTGAAACTGCCCAGGGGATATTCATACCCTTCAAGAGGCTTCTGAGGTTCTTCAGAAACCGCCTGCCATTTGGTGTTGTTCAGCTCGGCAAATCATACCGCAATGAGATATCACCCAGGCAGGGTGTTATAAGGCTCCGTGAGTTCACACAGGCAGAGGCAGAGATATTCGTTAACCCTGAAGACAAGTCACACCCTGATTTTGATACTGTTAAAGGTGATAAACTCAGATTATATTCTGCAGAGGACCAGCTTGATGGTTCAGAACCCACTGAGATGACTGCAGCCGAAGCGGTTGCAGAGGGCGTCGTATCAAGTGAAATACTGACATACCACCTCTGCCTTGCAAAGAGGTTCCTCACAGATATAGGTATACCTGAGGATGCCCTGAGGTTCAGGCAGCACCTTCCATCTGAAATGGCCCACTATGCAATTGACTGCTGGGACGTTGAGGCGTTCACAGATTCCTATGGCTGGATAGAGATTATAGGGATAGCCGACAGGACAGACTATGACCTCAAATCCCACAGTCAGTACAGCGGCGAGGACCTCAGGGTTTTCATAGAGTACGAGAAGCCAAGGAAGATTAAAAGGCGCGCTGTTAAACCTGACATGGGTAGGCTCGGGCCAAGGTTCCGTAAGGACGCTGCAAGGATAGCCCAGTCCCTCAGTGAAATTGAAGCTGATGAAGTGGAAAAAGCGCTCAGAGATGAGGGTAAATTCATCCTCGACGGCGAATTCGAAATACTGCCAGATGATGTGACCTTTGAGGATGTGGAGGAGGTTGTAACGGGTGAAAAGGTCTATCCACACGTCATAGAGCCATCATTTGGTATCGACAGGATAATCTACACCCTTCTCTTACATTCCCTTGTGGATGAAGATGAAAGGACCTACTTCCGCCTTCCAGCGCATGTTGCACCTGTTGAGGTTAGCGTGTTCCCCCTTGTAAACAAGAAAGAAATGGTTGAGGTTGCCCTTGAAATTAAAAGAAAGCTCAGAAAATCAGGGTTCATAGCCGAATTTGACTCTTCAGGAACCATAGGGAGAAGGTATGCCCGTTCAGATGAAATAGGGGTTCCATTTGCGGTCACGGTGGACCACGAAACCCTTGAGGATGGAACAGTGACCCTAAGGAGCAGGGATGACTGCAGTCAGATAAGGTTGAAGATTGAGGAACTGGATTCGAAATTAAAGGAACTTACAGGACCCTGA
- a CDS encoding winged helix-turn-helix domain-containing protein — MYQERLTDVYEYLYEDLQFILKSSIRFRIMVSLLRSPKTFDEIKGEVKVSLPALYSNIRLLLEEGSISRLGDCYSLTSEATLKTLSALKLMNSVRVINGFDEMWLNHDISGIPEYLIEDIDWLINSELIRSAPEDIYRPHNTYRELIADSEEVYGVSPISHRDLVDIYEGLLGRGVPVELVLTDGVIREMVLNASFGLLRTAIKNRNLKILRFPGPLKVAFTVTDRFLSLGLFDSRGFYDQNRDIMSTDRRAIEWGFRLYDHYRERSEKLGIRNLTGIMLSP, encoded by the coding sequence ATGTACCAAGAGAGGCTCACTGACGTATATGAATATCTCTATGAGGATCTTCAGTTCATCCTCAAATCCAGCATAAGGTTCAGGATAATGGTTTCGCTTCTCAGGTCACCAAAAACCTTTGATGAGATTAAAGGGGAGGTTAAGGTGAGCCTTCCAGCACTTTACAGTAATATAAGATTACTTCTTGAGGAGGGGTCCATAAGCAGGTTGGGGGACTGTTACAGCCTCACATCAGAGGCAACCCTCAAAACTCTCTCAGCACTGAAATTAATGAACTCTGTGAGGGTTATAAATGGATTTGATGAAATGTGGCTGAATCATGATATCAGCGGGATTCCTGAATACCTCATTGAGGATATTGACTGGCTCATAAATTCTGAACTCATCAGGTCAGCTCCTGAGGATATATACAGGCCCCATAACACCTACAGGGAACTTATAGCTGATTCTGAGGAGGTTTATGGTGTATCCCCCATATCTCACAGGGACCTGGTTGACATCTATGAGGGGCTCCTGGGGAGAGGGGTTCCTGTTGAACTTGTACTCACAGACGGCGTGATACGGGAGATGGTTTTGAATGCAAGTTTTGGACTCCTCAGGACGGCAATTAAGAACAGAAACCTTAAGATTCTCCGATTTCCAGGTCCATTGAAGGTTGCGTTCACAGTGACTGACAGGTTCCTCTCACTGGGTCTTTTTGATAGCAGAGGATTTTATGACCAGAACAGGGATATCATGAGTACTGACAGGAGAGCCATTGAATGGGGTTTCCGGCTCTATGACCATTACAGGGAGCGATCTGAAAAGCTTGGCATCAGAAACCTGACAGGAATCATGTTATCACCATAG
- the dcd gene encoding dCTP deaminase: protein MAILSDRDIKRYLEEGLITIDPLDDPERQIQPSSVDLRIGDEFRGFRVIRKPCIDPKDPADIESYMETFHVEEGPFIIHPGEFALATTYEYIGLPDNLVARVEGRSSIGRLGITMHVTAGYVDPGFHGRITLEISNIGKMPVALYPGQRVCQIVFETMTSPAEKPYGHPSRDSKYIGQTRPQTSRIKDDYEIRTSRI, encoded by the coding sequence ATGGCAATACTCAGCGACCGTGACATAAAAAGGTACCTTGAGGAGGGTCTGATAACCATAGACCCCCTTGATGACCCTGAAAGGCAGATACAGCCATCATCAGTTGACCTGAGGATAGGCGATGAATTCAGGGGATTCAGGGTTATAAGAAAACCCTGCATAGACCCCAAGGACCCTGCAGATATAGAATCCTACATGGAGACATTTCATGTTGAGGAGGGTCCATTCATAATACATCCAGGTGAATTTGCCCTCGCAACAACCTACGAATACATAGGGCTGCCAGATAACCTTGTTGCGAGGGTTGAGGGCCGGTCATCCATCGGGAGACTCGGCATAACCATGCATGTAACTGCAGGATACGTGGACCCAGGGTTCCATGGGAGGATAACCCTTGAGATATCCAACATAGGTAAGATGCCAGTGGCCCTCTACCCTGGTCAGAGGGTCTGCCAGATAGTCTTTGAGACAATGACAAGTCCTGCAGAGAAACCATACGGTCACCCATCACGTGACAGCAAATATATCGGCCAGACAAGGCCCCAGACAAGCAGGATAAAGGATGATTATGAAATAAGAACCTCAAGGATCTGA
- a CDS encoding DUF1512 family protein: MDMVGLIILIILIIFLPVIIRMRMFSAVEGAIRELDDMEREARKTIMDLSGITDEGLLDDYLEFFIVPPSDIDPSGLADKFRRLLEMGDLRIREMVEELSPDADSEKKASIVMCIKVTAGIRGILKFLRHNLELSRKTGNLQILVGLQMNLALIMRTARAYLDGCRAISSSLPLGDGAGPLTAGMFIDEEDRKKHLHEMVYVRKRFMNKDIGILKPHGPGSRLGMVVKALEDILSEDEFDEVIMVDAAAKMEGEKTGAVAEGVGVAIGGPGVEKWFMENMILGHRTHAIIIKMSPEEAMSHMTREILDACSVARSRIKDIISRSDADSILIIGVGNSSGIPDAVENPGEIRVKEKENDTPK; encoded by the coding sequence ATGGACATGGTGGGTCTCATTATCCTTATCATACTCATCATCTTTCTGCCGGTCATTATCCGGATGAGGATGTTCTCGGCGGTTGAGGGAGCCATCAGGGAACTGGATGACATGGAGAGGGAAGCCCGGAAGACCATAATGGACCTCAGCGGCATCACAGATGAGGGGCTCCTGGATGATTACCTTGAGTTCTTCATAGTACCCCCCTCAGATATTGATCCATCAGGACTTGCAGATAAATTCAGGAGGCTCCTGGAGATGGGAGACCTCCGGATCAGGGAGATGGTTGAAGAACTTTCTCCAGATGCGGACAGTGAAAAAAAGGCCAGTATAGTGATGTGTATAAAGGTGACAGCGGGTATCAGGGGTATACTTAAATTTCTGAGGCATAACCTTGAACTGTCGAGGAAGACAGGAAACCTTCAGATTCTTGTTGGCCTTCAGATGAACCTTGCGCTGATCATGAGGACCGCCAGGGCATACCTGGATGGCTGCAGGGCAATATCATCATCCCTACCTCTGGGTGACGGTGCCGGCCCCCTCACAGCAGGGATGTTCATAGATGAAGAGGACAGAAAAAAACACCTACATGAAATGGTTTATGTCAGAAAAAGATTCATGAATAAGGATATTGGTATTCTGAAGCCACATGGCCCTGGTTCAAGGCTTGGAATGGTGGTGAAGGCCCTTGAGGATATCCTCAGTGAGGATGAGTTCGATGAGGTGATAATGGTGGATGCTGCCGCCAAAATGGAGGGTGAAAAAACAGGTGCCGTGGCTGAGGGGGTCGGGGTGGCCATAGGTGGCCCTGGCGTTGAAAAGTGGTTCATGGAGAACATGATACTTGGACACAGAACCCACGCCATAATAATAAAGATGTCCCCTGAGGAGGCAATGTCCCATATGACAAGGGAAATACTTGACGCCTGCAGCGTCGCCCGCTCAAGGATAAAGGATATAATATCAAGATCAGATGCGGATTCAATCCTCATAATAGGTGTGGGTAACAGCAGCGGCATCCCTGACGCCGTTGAAAACCCCGGGGAGATCAGAGTGAAAGAAAAAGAGAATGATACCCCAAAATGA
- a CDS encoding winged helix-turn-helix domain-containing protein, translating to MKLGSDFNLLPGVPDDIHDLLAEIRFIAGSRVRSGVILNLMEGERRVSEIRDIIMTSNSATTHALMELEERGLVERSSDTCRLTSKGKLMGITLSKFMNSMDAVRLHREFWNKHSIGSIPARFLMDINVFRDAYIVEATPDDLQRPYTTYLEMLDNATHLRAMLSSCLPRHTESIARFIEAGGTVELILTPDTYHVFLGESGLMNLHELMDSDLLRIGVLPDNQEVSYMISDTFFSMSLFKRDGSDSSKTEILMGHGEEILQWGNRLFDYHWSLSSVLDSESLGSVRETPLPLEE from the coding sequence ATGAAGCTTGGCAGTGATTTTAACCTACTTCCAGGGGTTCCGGATGATATTCATGATCTGCTTGCTGAGATCAGATTTATAGCGGGATCAAGGGTGCGATCAGGAGTAATACTCAATCTTATGGAGGGAGAAAGAAGGGTTTCTGAGATCAGGGACATCATAATGACCTCGAATTCTGCCACAACACATGCGCTGATGGAGCTGGAGGAAAGGGGGCTGGTGGAGAGGTCATCAGACACATGCAGATTAACTTCAAAGGGAAAGCTTATGGGAATCACCCTATCAAAATTCATGAACTCAATGGATGCTGTAAGGCTTCACAGGGAATTCTGGAACAAACATTCAATTGGCTCAATTCCTGCACGGTTTCTCATGGATATAAACGTCTTCAGGGACGCCTACATTGTTGAGGCAACACCGGATGACCTCCAGAGACCATACACCACCTACCTTGAGATGCTGGATAACGCCACCCACCTCAGGGCAATGCTTTCATCCTGCCTTCCCAGGCACACAGAATCGATAGCAAGGTTCATTGAGGCTGGCGGAACAGTGGAGCTCATACTGACACCTGACACATATCATGTTTTTCTTGGGGAGTCTGGTTTAATGAACCTCCATGAACTCATGGATTCAGATTTACTGAGAATTGGGGTTCTCCCTGATAACCAGGAGGTCTCGTACATGATATCTGACACATTTTTCTCCATGAGCCTGTTTAAAAGGGATGGGTCTGATTCATCAAAGACAGAAATTCTGATGGGTCATGGGGAGGAGATCCTCCAGTGGGGGAACAGGCTATTTGATTACCACTGGAGTCTATCATCGGTGCTGGACAGCGAGTCTCTGGGCAGTGTAAGGGAGACCCCGCTCCCCCTGGAGGAGTAG
- the tfrB gene encoding fumarate reductase (CoM/CoB) subunit TfrB produces MINVKVLRFEPGVDEKPRLESYDIPSKDKMKVLDALKLINRMYDANIAFRSSCRAGQCGSCAVKMNGEVVLACRAEVENGAIIEPVDLPVIKDLMVDRSEIEDKVRAMGLYLQSEARGIQRIKPEDYQDTKKLRGCIECFSCISSCPVIKESTEYAGPYFMRYISKFAFDPRDEAGRAAGGVEEGLYCCTTCGKCAEVCPKELNVPGDAIEKLRAMACREGAGPLDAHRKIRKLISETGRSVDRIGEGFIESVGSKPGSRIGFFTGCLVDYRMPEVGMALLRVLKEHGFEVDVPEGQVCCGSPMIRTGQLDIVEDLVERNRRALEGYDTIITVCAGCGATLKKDYPRYGVKLNVLDISEFLADRIGDIKMKPVNMRVTYHDPCHLLRGQGVKLEPRKILESIPGLEFVEMEKQGQCCGSGGGVKSGKPEIAESLGRKKAEMIRKLNVDAVITICPFCQLHIKDSLEKEGLGDVKVMNILELLDMAYSDD; encoded by the coding sequence CAGGATGTACGATGCCAACATTGCCTTCAGAAGCTCATGCAGGGCAGGGCAGTGCGGTTCATGTGCTGTTAAGATGAACGGGGAGGTTGTCCTGGCATGCAGGGCCGAGGTGGAGAATGGGGCCATTATTGAACCTGTGGACCTCCCGGTTATAAAGGACCTCATGGTTGACAGGAGCGAAATAGAGGATAAGGTGAGGGCCATGGGGCTCTACCTCCAGTCAGAAGCCAGGGGCATCCAGAGGATCAAACCTGAGGACTACCAGGACACCAAGAAGCTGAGGGGATGCATTGAGTGTTTCTCCTGTATAAGTTCATGCCCTGTTATAAAGGAGAGCACAGAGTATGCAGGGCCCTACTTCATGAGGTACATATCAAAATTTGCCTTCGACCCCCGTGATGAGGCCGGAAGAGCCGCTGGGGGTGTTGAGGAGGGGCTCTACTGCTGTACCACCTGCGGTAAATGTGCCGAGGTATGCCCCAAGGAGCTCAATGTACCTGGGGATGCAATTGAAAAGCTGAGGGCCATGGCATGCAGAGAAGGTGCAGGGCCCCTCGATGCCCACAGAAAGATCAGAAAACTAATTTCAGAGACAGGTAGGTCCGTTGACCGTATAGGAGAGGGTTTCATTGAATCAGTGGGGAGTAAACCAGGTTCAAGGATAGGGTTCTTCACCGGCTGCCTGGTTGACTACAGGATGCCTGAGGTTGGAATGGCACTTCTGAGGGTGCTGAAAGAACACGGCTTTGAGGTCGATGTACCTGAGGGTCAGGTGTGCTGCGGATCACCAATGATAAGGACGGGCCAGCTCGATATTGTTGAGGATCTTGTTGAGAGAAACAGGAGGGCCCTTGAAGGGTATGATACCATAATAACGGTCTGTGCTGGCTGCGGAGCCACCCTCAAGAAGGACTATCCACGTTATGGTGTTAAACTGAACGTCCTTGACATCAGCGAATTCCTGGCGGACCGGATCGGGGACATTAAAATGAAGCCGGTCAACATGAGAGTGACCTACCATGACCCCTGCCACCTTCTGAGGGGTCAGGGCGTTAAACTGGAGCCAAGGAAGATACTGGAAAGCATCCCAGGCCTCGAATTTGTTGAAATGGAAAAACAGGGGCAGTGCTGTGGATCAGGTGGTGGTGTTAAATCCGGTAAACCTGAGATAGCCGAGAGCCTCGGAAGGAAGAAGGCTGAGATGATACGCAAACTCAATGTTGACGCCGTGATAACCATATGCCCCTTCTGCCAGCTCCATATAAAGGATTCACTTGAGAAGGAGGGTCTTGGGGATGTGAAGGTCATGAACATCCTTGAACTCCTCGACATGGCCTATTCTGATGACTGA
- a CDS encoding TrmJ/YjtD family RNA methyltransferase, which produces MEVYELLSRNIGVVFVEPETPGNVGFLARAMKNFGLRNLILINPCSLEDEAYYHAMHARDLVEDAIIYPTLDEMVEKLEPDFLVGTTGVPGGSYNVERIPLRPSQFASAINPASRTFILFGREGDGLSNRELDLCDMVVSIPTDEEYPIMNITHAAAIIFYEIFRKRDFNCEGLEEASGVEKKLLVDEMDEILSLIDLPPHKERVASRVFRNVTGRAFITAREAHTLKGVLRRMKNRIKK; this is translated from the coding sequence ATGGAAGTTTACGAGCTCCTCTCCAGAAACATTGGCGTCGTCTTTGTGGAACCTGAAACCCCTGGAAATGTGGGTTTTCTTGCGAGGGCCATGAAGAACTTCGGTCTTCGAAATCTCATCCTCATAAACCCCTGCAGCCTTGAGGATGAGGCCTACTACCATGCTATGCATGCCAGGGACCTTGTTGAGGATGCCATCATCTACCCCACCCTTGATGAGATGGTGGAAAAACTTGAACCCGACTTTCTTGTTGGAACAACAGGTGTGCCTGGGGGAAGCTACAACGTTGAGAGGATACCCTTAAGGCCATCACAATTCGCCTCGGCCATTAACCCTGCATCAAGGACCTTCATCCTTTTTGGACGTGAGGGAGACGGGCTCTCAAATAGAGAGCTTGACCTCTGCGACATGGTGGTGAGTATCCCCACAGATGAAGAATACCCTATAATGAATATAACCCACGCAGCAGCAATAATATTCTATGAAATATTCAGAAAAAGAGATTTTAACTGCGAAGGACTTGAGGAGGCCTCAGGAGTTGAAAAAAAGCTTCTCGTGGATGAGATGGATGAAATACTGTCATTGATTGACCTTCCCCCCCACAAGGAGAGGGTTGCCTCGAGGGTGTTCAGGAATGTGACCGGGAGGGCCTTCATAACAGCAAGGGAGGCCCATACACTTAAGGGCGTCCTCCGGAGAATGAAAAACAGGATAAAGAAATAA